One Fusarium oxysporum f. sp. lycopersici 4287 chromosome 8, whole genome shotgun sequence genomic region harbors:
- a CDS encoding mitochondrial import inner membrane translocase subunit TIM16 encodes MAHKFVVTAFLTGSRILGRSFVAAYKQAQAASAYQRAQAKAGNPSAGASLSSGMTLDEACKILNVKPPAGGQANVEEVLSRYKRLFDANDPQKGGSFYLQSKIVRAKERFEREIGPIREKMEQEAEIKEGFKPKVYKD; translated from the exons ATG GCGCACAAATTCGTAGTCACAGCCTTTCTAACAGGCTCCCGAATCCTCGGTCGATCATTTGTCGCAGCTTACAAGCAGGCTCAGGCTGCTTCAGCGTACCAGCGAGCGCAGGCCAAGGCTGGCAACCCATCCGCCGGTGCCTCTCTCTCCTCTGGCATGACTCTCGATGAGGCATGCAAGATTCTCAACGTCAAGCCCCCGGCTGGTGGACAAGCCAATGTCGAAGAGGTTCTGTCACGTTATAAGCGACTGTTTGACGCCAACGATCCTCAAAAGGGTGGCAGTTTCTATCTTCAGAGCAAGATTGTAAGAGCAAAGGAGCGATTCGAGCGAGAGATCGGTCCTATACGGGAGAAGATGGAGCAAGAGGCTGAAATCAAAGAGGGTTTCAAGCCCAAGGTCTACAAGGACTGA